ttccccttcgtaaagccatgctgactttgtcctattaaattatgtttatccaaatgttccgctactgtctccttaataatagactccaaaattttacccaccacagatgttaggctaactggtctataatttccagtaggttgggaggaggctcatgtggagcataaacaccggcatagatcagttgggccgaatggcccgtttctgtgctgtaaattctatgtaatctatgcTGAAACTTACAAAGGATAGCACATGTCAGATCTTGGATTTAACACGGACAATGGCCCTTGAAATGAACAGAACATATTTACAAATGTTGAGTACTGTTACCATGATGCTTCCCACGAATGATGCCTCCGGCCACAGCAGTGACGATTCCGGCTATTCCAATCAGTATCCCAATAATGGCCCCAGCGGTGAGTGAATTCTTACTTTGGTGGtcttgcagggggtggggggagggcagaaAGTTGTAAACAGAGAATGAAAATAAAATAGTAAAATGACTTGCATTGAACTACAATAAAACTCTATTATCCACACTCCCTTTCTCCGTACCTTTCCCACTTTCTAGTCAGTGGTTTTGCATGATGAAACCTTGCATGAGACGTCATCTCACTGCGTGGCCTCACTCATCCTAATCTTCTCCCACTGACCTCAAATTAACCTCACAGTCCAGAAAAACTCAACTCAGTAGCTGAGATTTATATTGTACTTAGCTTCATTCCTGTGCTAAGGGGATTGCTGTACAGTACAGGTAAGACCTTTTTTGGGGACCCTTATTTCTCCCCGTTATCCACTGGCAGGGGTCACATCCCCTTCAATATGGCCAAGAGGTTGACATTCTATTCAATGGTGTTCGTCTTAAGATTTGAGATGCAGGTAACCTTCTTTTCATCCAGACTTGCAGCAGTGATTCTTGGGGCTCACTTTATACCACTGGGAAATTCTGCTGCTTTCTGAAATGGAGATGGGGAATGGATGTTTTGTCATCATCAAGGGAAAGGGTGGTCAGTATTGGAGATTGAAACATTTGTTCAGCTTTTGCacccactatcccatcaaacactcccagggcaggtacagcacgagttagatacagagtaaagctccctctacactgtcccatcaaacactcccagggcaggtacagcacgggttagatagagtaaagctccctctacactgtcccatcaaacactcccagggcaggtacagcacgggttagatacagaataaagctccctctacactgtcccatcaaatactcccagggcaggtacagcacgggttagatacagagtaaagctccctctacactgtcccatcaaatactcccagggcaggtacagcacgggttagatacagagtaaagctccctctacactgtcccatcaaacactcccagggcaggtacagggttagatacagagtaaagctccctttgcactgtcccgtcaaacattcccagggaaggtacagcatgggttagatacggaATAATGCTCCATCCACACTAACTTAATCCCACCCTCAGTGGATAGTTCCCGCTAACTCCAAACAAGACTGCCCTGTAAATCACTACGTAGACAACCCACAATAGAGAAGCCTTttgttttatcagtttgattgAGTTTGAACCCAGGTGCCAGAGATGAAAGGTCAGTTTGTAAGCTTCTGGATGAGATGTATCCAACCTATTGTTAAATGTGAATGTACAAGACATTTGGAACATACCCCAGTCCACGTGGAGCCCCTCTGGGATGCTGGTGTGCTCCACATAGCAGGTGTAAATGTTCTTTGTCTTCGGATCAAAGTTAACGAATGCAACTGTCTGAAAGGTCCCATCACTGTTTGGGAGGATATCAGTCTGCACCACCTCGTGTTGGATGCTCCTACCATTTCTCAGCCAGGTAATGTTGAGGGCCTTTGGATAAAAACCGGTTACTGTGCACAGGAGCTGGCTGGGCTGCCCATGGATTTCCAGGTCGTGGAAGTTGATAGTCACTGAAGGCGTCTCTGAGAATAGACACAGTTACTTTTAATTTCCCGCCCCCCCACAACATTTTTCACTTCAGAAGgccctgactctcgctggggaaTGGGTTCCACGGGTGTCAGCTGCTCTCTGGTGCCTCACCCAATTCTTCacctgtgagcccagacagtgtgcattggcaggctatttgaccatgtgaGGGCATGGCAACCAAGCCTGAACCTGTCCTCAgctgacgcacacacacactccagcaggagtcactggatagcattcAAGAGCAGGAGCCCTGATTGATTGCCCCCTCTCCCCAGCCCATGATTGCTAAGATCACCATCACCATTCCatccctgagatcagctaactcagcacagtccagggactGGGCACTTCCTCTTCCACAGGTTCATGACCATATTATAACATGCTTTTACCCACAGGTCCAACAGCAGAGCTAAGTAGCATTAAGAAAAGATAGaaatggatttatatagcacctcgtcACATTGTTGCAACGTTTCAAAGCCCTTCACATCCAGTGAATtagtttgaagtgcagtgacagttgttttgtaggcaaacatagcagtcattctgcacacagcaagatccatagatagcatagatgcatttagggggaaactaaataaacacgtgagggagaaaggaatagaaggatatgctgatagggtgagatgaagtagggagggaggaggctcgtgtagagcaaaagcactggcatggaccagttgggccgaatggcctgtttctgtgctgtaaattctatgtaattcaatgtaatcccacaaacagcagtgaggtgaatgaccagttaatctgtttttggtggtgttggttaaaggaggaatgttggcccaggacactggccaaactccctgttcttcttccaatACCTCAACCACCGGAATTATCCCATTTAATGTCTCACATCCAAgaatgcagcactgcctcagtactgcacttgtgtgttggcctagattatgggtCCAAATCTCTGGAGCGAGGTTCAAATCCATAACCTTCTCTTAATTGCCCATAACATAAATTTGTTCAATTTGAGCCATGTGCATAAACAGGCATCGGATGTATAAATatactcacattcactcattgTTATATCTTTGTTTAACTGAGTAACCCAAGtgaagaatgataccagggctaaaagggttaaattactgaggacagcttgcataaactagacttgtattccctcgagtatagaagattaaggggtgatctaattgaggtgtgtaagatgattaaaggatttgatagggtagatggaaagaaactatttcctctggtggagagatccagaacaagggggcttaaccttaaaattagagcaaggccgttcaggggtgatgtcaggaagcacttcttcacacaaaggggagtggaaatctggaactctctcccccaaaaagctgttgaggctgggggggtcaattgaagatttcaaaactgagattgatagatttctattgggtaagggtattgaggcggatagatggagttaagatacagatcatgaacggcagaacaggcttgaggggctgaatggcctcctattcctatgtaagGACCAAGACTCAGAGTAGGGCACCCTGAAATTTGAAAAGGCTAGAAAGAAGTTGAGGTGAATCAGGAAGTGGTGATTAtcatgacaccaagcttgggttttcaaAAAAGCCTGCAGATTTTAGGAGGGAAACCACAAGGACACAGAAGGGTCTGACATGGAGCCCAGGTCTAGGCCTGACCAGATGTTTCACCTTTCCGATCGAGGGTGGCAGCTCCGGCCTTCAGGAGCCGACTGAGAAAATTTATGTTGTCCTGCATCTCATTCTGGGTGTTCCGCAGGGCTTTTGGATCCTTATTCAAACTGTCAACTTCACTTTTCACTGTTGGGTTCTCGACGATGAACCGGCTCTTCTCAGTGTCGAAGCGACTAAGTTGGTTTGTATTGTAAGCCATGCTCCACGAACAACCAGTTACATCTTTCAGAGAGACTGCTGCTCGGTCGCATACCAGCAATTGTTGCACCACATCTGGCGGGGGAAATAGGGACACGACAGAGGATATAAGCTGTTTCTGACGGGAGAACTGACCGAATACAGTAATAATAGGAAAAggcaaatcatagaatgatacagcgcagaagaccattcggcccatcatgcctgtgccggctcttttgaaagagctatccatttagtcccactacctttccccatagccctgcaaattccccccttcaagtttttaatctgattcccttttgaaagttattattgaatctgcttccaccaccctttcaggcagcgcattccagaccataacaaataTAATGCTTCAGACGCTAACTGCACTACACCAGGATGTCAGCTACTTGGGCTGAAATCATCCTGTGGGATATTAAATGACTTGTATTTACACATTGGTGTCTTATTACATCTCTCAAAAACAttctaaagcacttcacattcaGAGGGTTATTTTGAAGAGCAGTGTCTCCTGTTATGTGGGCAAtcaaggcagccattttgcacttgGCAAATCCCagatagcaatgagatgatggaCCAGTTAATCTGGGGGGGTtttttgagggaggaatattgaccaggacacgggAAGAACTACCTGCTGTTCTCATTGTAGAGTCATGAGATCATTTACGTCTACCTGAACAGGCCGACGGGGTCTCGGtcgaacatctcatccaaaaggccgcACCTCCAACAATCCAGCACGCCCTCAGATATCCCCCGAGGTTCTgatattatttacaggggatccccaggAATGAGTCAGTACTTACAAGAGGCTGATAGAAATGTGCTGCTATTTCCAGGCAAtctccgggaatgtgtcagtattcacagtagATTATGTCAATGTTTACAAGGGTTCCCTGCAGTGTGTCAGcatttatttgggggggggggcgtccctGGGATTGTATCAATATTTATAGGGGgagccctgggaatgtgtcagtatttacagggggttcccggtaGTGTATCAGTATTCAtatgggtctctgggagtgtgtcagtatttacaaatgGTTCCCAAGAGTGTAACTGTTTACAGGGGTTCCTAGGATTGTATCATTATTTACAGAGGATATGTGGGAgtggtgtcattatttacagaggaTATGTGGGAgtggtgtcattatttacagaggaTATGTGGGAgtggtgtcattatttacagaggaTATGTGGGAgtggtgtcattatttacagaggaTATGTGGGAgtggtgtcattatttacagaggaTATGTGGGAgtggtgtcattatttacagaggaTATGTGGGAgtggtgtcattatttacagaggaTATGTGGGAGtgttgtcattatttacagaggaTATGTGGGAgtggtgtcattatttacagaggaTATGTGGGAgtggtgtcattatttacagaggaTATGTGGGAgtggtgtcattatttacagaggaTATGTGGGAgtggtgtcattatttacagaggaTATGTGGGAgtggtgtcattatttacagaggaTATGTGGGAgtggtgtcattatttacagaggaTATGTGGGAgtggtgtcattatttacagaggaTATGTGGGAGtgttgtcattatttacagaggaTATGTGGGAgtggtgtcattatttacagaggaTATGTGGGAGtgttgtcattatttacagaggaTATGTGGGAGtgttgtcattatttacagaggaTATGTGGGAGtgttgtcattatttacagaggaTATGTGGGAGtgttgtcattatttacagaggaTATGTGGGAGtgttgtcattat
This Heptranchias perlo isolate sHepPer1 chromosome 45, sHepPer1.hap1, whole genome shotgun sequence DNA region includes the following protein-coding sequences:
- the LOC137306795 gene encoding rano class II histocompatibility antigen, A beta chain-like, coding for MLIPAMLHLRNVRTKTAIFPATFCFCCLLSWTSGLDVVQQLLVCDRAAVSLKDVTGCSWSMAYNTNQLSRFDTEKSRFIVENPTVKSEVDSLNKDPKALRNTQNEMQDNINFLSRLLKAGAATLDRKETPSVTINFHDLEIHGQPSQLLCTVTGFYPKALNITWLRNGRSIQHEVVQTDILPNSDGTFQTVAFVNFDPKTKNIYTCYVEHTSIPEGLHVDWDHQSKNSLTAGAIIGILIGIAGIVTAVAGGIIRGKHHGCQSRITTPTVVFIKDQQQRKSNRSQVSMQSNASASSANSGDGLTKHVG